From a region of the Podospora pseudopauciseta strain CBS 411.78 chromosome 7 map unlocalized CBS411.78m_7, whole genome shotgun sequence genome:
- a CDS encoding uncharacterized protein (EggNog:ENOG503P5BD), translating to MSQGGPAPPPSSRPSSQSPATDTTTSPQHRQQHLGQQDAPRTQSSHNPSGATVVEGNERGWQPGNRPSGVHNILNPAGSQPAPAEGSPQPTMGPTPQYGTTQGSPSRPYTIPGQSGASTPRATHAQTHPTASPAGGSSSAERGSPSSVHPYPFTARRILTPKSPRVASLSRAALRTVEPQLANLPAPTPRTSSQTNDLSMLIGPPLGAPSPYPGSHAPTRPTSGLSRSLSQPSLSHGHPMAHPRELAHPAPLKREHSGQPVFPGSPYGTPTMSSRGLPASNPHGDGRWGPGPMGTLPPAGSATRSLQISEGQTLLTITPRHGEEIVVPVDVHQASKQADEKRQRNAGASARFRQRKKEREREQQQGLQKLESRNRELERKADELEKRCQELQIERDHYRNDRNRLRDIVARTAGISEWAEGPPSPSTSRVPAPYPTAGDSRSHTPHQQPMPVSHAHSQSHSHPYPHPHPAAHPLQHPHPHPHVRPSAYGEPSMLEPPLRRRRTDSEPQMPTSSFALSTPTTLPPIAGASAFGIPPSPHITPPPGPSRLPPLRFEPQPGGTSSTTPSPAPSGPPSLPPTLPPSLPPQAITPYPPQYHRKSSYETAGWATEPRPSEGGPR from the coding sequence ATGTCGCAGGGGGGgccagcacctcccccttcttctcgtccttcttcGCAATCGCCAGCGacagacaccaccacctctccacaacaccgacaacaacatctcGGTCAACAAGATGCTCCCAGAACACAGTCGTCCCATAACCCCAGCGGAGCAACGGTAGTCGAAGGAAACGAAAGAGGCTGGCAGCCAGGAAACCGACCCTCTGGCGTACACAACATCCTTAATCCCGCAGGCTCACAACCTGCTCCTGCCGAAGGCAGCCCCCAACCAACAATGGGGCCAACTCCTCAATATGGGACAACACAGGGCTCGCCTTCACGTCCTTATACCATCCCAGGACAGAGTGGGGCTTCCACACCAAGGGCAACTCACGCGCAGACACATCCGACAGCATCTCCGGCCGGTGGTTCCTCTTCGGCCGAGAGGGGCTCACCTTCATCTGTCCATCCCTATCCTTTTACTGCGAGACGGATACTAACCCCAAAGTCCCCGAGAGTTGCAAGCCTTAGCAGGGCTGCTCTGCGAACAGTCGAACCCCAGCTCGCAAATTTACCGGCCCCTACTCCGAGAACTTCGTCTCAGACAAATGACCTTTCCATGCTCATCGGTCCTCCGTTGGGAGCTCCGTCGCCATACCCCGGCTCCCACGCCCCCACGCGGCCGACCTCTGGGCTTTCTCGATCACTCTCACAACCCAGTCTGAGCCACGGCCACCCAATGGCACACCCCCGTGAACTAGCACACCCAGCTCCCCTCAAACGTGAACACAGCGGGCAGCCAGTCTTTCCAGGCTCACCATATGGGACACCGACCATGTCAAGCAGGGGACTGCCGGCATCCAATCCTCATGGTGATGGGCGATGGGGGCCAGGGCCCATGGGCACACTTCCGCCAGCAGGCTCAGCAACTCGAAGCTTGCAGATTTCGGAAGGCCAGACTCTATTAACAATCACACCGAGGCATGGAGAGGAGATTGTGGTTCCGGTGGACGTTCACCAAGCGTCGAAGCAGGCGGATGAGAAGAGACAACGAAACGCGGGGGCTTCAGCGAGATTCAGACAGcgcaagaaggagagggagagagaacAGCAACAGGGGCTACAAAAGTTGGAGTCGAGAAACCGGGAGTTGGAAAGGAAGGCggatgagctggagaagcGGTGCCAGGAGCTACAAATTGAGCGTGACCACTACAGAAATGACCGAAATCGTCTGCGAGATATCGTTGCCCGAACGGCTGGTATCAGCGAGTGGGCGGAAGGACCGCCGAGCCCGTCTACGTCAAGAGTCCCAGCACCCTATCCAACGGCAGGAGATAGCAGGTCACATACACCACACCAACAGCCGATGCCAGTATCGCACGCGCACTCACAGTCACACTCTCACCCAtaccctcaccctcaccctgCTGCTCACCCTCTTCAACATCCCCACCCACATCCTCATGTGCGCCCGAGCGCCTACGGGGAACCATCTATGCTCGAGCCGCCCCtgagaaggcgaagaacAGATTCCGAACCTCAGATGCCCACATCATCCTTTGCCCTGTCCACACCGACCACCCTGCCACCCATCGCTGGTGCTTCTGCGTTTGGAATCCCACCGTCTCCCCATATTACACCACCCCCGGGACCTTCACGACTACCCCCTCTTCGATTCGAGCCCCAGCCGGGAGGaacttcctcgacgacaCCATCACCTGCCCCTAGCGGCCCTCCCTCTCTGCCACCGACGCTTCCCCcgtccctcccccctcaagcGATCACACCATACCCGCCTCAATACCACCGAAAGAGCTCGTACGAAACCGCCGGTTGGGCTACCGAGCCACGACCTTCTGAGGGAGGACCGAGGTGA
- a CDS encoding uncharacterized protein (EggNog:ENOG503P1SR): MADSPRSPKRRRILASINRPDHDAGSDSDEYGPRPAGQPSKTHRDMPRHKSTPPGEEPPDAKDEPHQSEKQDDPMPTDGSNQTPEADGNSTKPKPTKFRFKSKSSRSRRDRDKDREERDLDRDKHRSSSRDRTSSQSHRHRHRSCSPSDKHRRSSHRHHHHRSSRRRRPPSPQQPDPFAPDPLDPETAFRESLFDAMADDEGAAYWEAIYGQPIHIYSNPEHVNPATGHLEKMTDEEYAEYVRQKMWEKTHAGLLEEREKRKKQKEEQAKKDEERRRIEKEMERSFIRGEERRLKRSWRTRFESYLQKWEEWVKDAAPGPEKIPWPIGVERDEEGGFRAGEVRTFFVNGLGLEEIGEKEFVARLKEERVRWHPDKIQQRLLGGSGTVDKGVMRDVTAVFQVVDGLWGELRRNMGK; the protein is encoded by the coding sequence ATGGCAGACTCACCACGCTCGCCCAAGAGGCGGCGTATTCTCGCCTCAATCAACCGCCCAGATCACGATGCCGGCAGCGATAGCGATGAATACGGCCCAAGACCAGCAGGCCAACCAAGCAAGACGCATCGCGATATGCCCCGCCATaaatcaacccctccagGCGAGGAACCACCAGACGCCAAAGATGAACCGCATCAGTCAGAGAAACAGGACGATCCTATGCCTACAGATGGCTCAAACCAAACCCCAGAAGCAGACGGCAACTCTACGAAGCCGAAACCCACCAAATTCCGCTTCAAATCCAAgtcctcccgctcccgccgAGATCGCGATAAAGACAGGGAGGAAAGGGATCTCGACAGAGATAAACACAGATCCAGCTCCAGAGACCGCACCTCCTCGCaatcccaccgccaccgtcaCAGGTCCTGCTCCCCCTCCGACAAACACCGCCGCTCCTcccaccgtcaccaccaccaccgctcctcccgccgccgccggcccccctccccccaacaacccgaCCCCTTTGCCCCGGACCCTCTAGATCCAGAAACCGCCTTCCGCGAATCCCTCTTCGACGCCATGGCCGACGACGAAGGCGCCGCATACTGGGAAGCCATCTACGGCCAGCCAATCCACATTTATTCCAACCCCGAACATGTCAACCCCGCCACCGGCCACCTAGAAAAGATGACAGACGAGGAATACGCCGAGTATGTCCGTCAGAAGATGTGGGAGAAGACCCATGCTGGCTTGTTGGAAGAACGGGAGAAGcgcaaaaagcaaaaagaggaacaggccaagaaggatgaagaaagaaggaggatagaaaaagaaatggAGAGGAGTTTTATacgaggggaggagaggcggTTGAAACGGTcatggaggacgaggtttgAGAGCTATCTACAGAAATGGGAGGAGTGGGTTAAAGATGCTGCGCCGGGGCCGGAGAAGATTCCTTGGCCGATTGGAGTggagagggatgaggaggggggttttagggcgggggaggtgaggacCTTTTTTGTGAATGGGctggggctggaggagattggggagaaggagtttgTGGCTaggttgaaggaggagagggtgaggtggcATCCGGATAAGATACAGCAgcggttgttgggggggtcGGGGACGGTGGATAAGGGGGTTATGAGGGATGTCACGGCGGTTTTTCAGGTTGTGGATGGGTTGTGGGGGGAGCTGAGGAGGAATATGGGGAAGTGA
- a CDS encoding uncharacterized protein (EggNog:ENOG503P8EM), which translates to MYGTPRTSRVMRETHISRSSEHLTSLGLSIPQFTRLPHPAIPHSVELLSFVALPRKKPNQHFDHQPFTTANMRFAPILAGFAALVAAQDTTTVVDTTSIDPTDTAAISSIASSAASVSSVVSSALESVSTSAESELNSISTSADSVLSSFSSAIATATGADRDSLTSELAGYTSTVASRVSSATEAAGSASSSATNAGPQQTAAVAMGALFGGAALLANF; encoded by the exons ATGTACGGTACGCCGCGTACGTCTCGGGTCATGCGAGAGACACATATAAGTAGGTCCTCTGAGCATCTGACCTCACTAGGACTTTCCATCCCACAATTCACCCGTCTGCCTCATCCTGCTATCCCTCATTCTGTCGAGTTGCTGTCTTTTGTCGCTTTACCTCGCAAAAAGCCTAACCAACACTTTGATCACCAACCCTTCACAACCGCCAACATGCGTTTCGCTCCTATCCTCGCCGGCTTTGCTGCCCTTGTTGCT GCccaagacaccaccaccgttgtCGACACCACCAGCATCGACCCCACAGACACCGCCGCTATCTCGTCCATTGCTTCCAGCGCGGCCTCTGTCTCCTCCGTCGTCAGCTCTGCCCTTGAGTCGGTGAGCACCTCTGCCGAGTCAGAGCTCAACTCCATCAGCACCAGCGCCGACTCTGTGCTCTCCAGCTTCAGCTCTGCCATCGCCACTGCCACCGGCGCCGACAGAGATTCCCTCACCTCGGAGCTGGCCGGCTACACCTCCACCGTCGCTTCCCGTGTCAGCTCCGCCACCGAGGCTGCCGGGTCTGCCTCCAGCTCTGCCACCAACGCCGGCCCTCAACAGACGGCCGCTGTCGCCATGGGTGCCCTCTTTGGTGGTGCCGCCCTCTTGGCCAATTTTTAA
- the AVO1 gene encoding Component of a membrane-bound complex containing the Tor2p kinase (EggNog:ENOG503NVQ5; COG:T), translating to MSVIQVEDLVLYQLRTSYLNDIADGVGERLFTLNENFLNSAPFKSAGWRPNPALIKRTHSPPIPTAIASEYFQAPKAAGLTLEDEGEENGLFPGGVPETLGPSLATKRRRRREQMEEDDSSDLSDESDDEPDQRAAQQIKFAKMPVRNRSGSSPLQSSNLRQMTTVSPARPVPRRGSQSALETVKERARRDTVTSSEVSSENEFESSGYHRHREAARQAAARAAKLSVKLTEPTEGIKRQGSELLEEEAESDSDASDMSSAFIESIDSASILEAVKNPMNASLREQVVGTPPREFTRRMTIRKSAMPLPLHLPVGDLPPPRPLSTIRPISMIQPKSLLSAALKAKKTKPTLPFDGFASLSGQGDPNPIMLRIYAPFSKQPSKPFEVLIRRTVHEGEGGDRAVTVADLIGLSLWRYNEEKLEPPLPSDKLNVNWWTLRMVEEDGEVDDDFPPLERKKQLTSFTTANNRAGRARSASKVYDIFALSQASQDEFEENQRVTPQFEHEAGGEDEDKDLTPKGTPRPEAVLGAPAPPRENPVLNTGYKAGTMFADVPQSTQPTAPASRGEKRLLRIHIHSSDAAPGQMLTLDVSTETWLAEVLDTACRKRQLDKANHVLKVPNTGTVVMLDRTVASLGNITELDLYRRRFATDGPLTMTGSPSSSSPRPVLFSDNSSWTKAKKSKLLGTHPLAKEVLKQDELGLSTQVRKYTVWRKQPMRLLSEKLFAIDSEHVHIMPASGTKSGDLDSKMTSIHFSNVVGCKVSRKHPTNFKLVVYKSTESKRYDFVTSSPESAAEIVQELKKGISPYREV from the exons ATGTCTGTCATTCAAGTCGAAGA TTTGGTCTTGTACCAACTCCGAACCAGCTACTTGAACGATATCGCTGATGGAGTTGGCGAGCGTCTTTTCACTTTGAACGAGAACTTCCTCAATTCAGCACCTTTCAAATCGGCAGGATGGCGCCCAAATCCCGCTCTCATCAAGAGGACTCATTCGCCTCCGATTCCAACGGCCATTGCTTCCGAGTATTTCCAGGCCCCCAAGGCGGCTGGACTAACGCTGGAAGATGAGGGCGAAGAAAATGGCTTGTTTCCAGGTGGTGTTCCGGAGACACTTGGGCCAAGTCTAGCGACGAaacggcggcgccggcgtgAGCAAatggaggaagatgacagCAGCGATCTTAGCGATGAAAGCGACGATGAGCCTGATCAACGTGCTGCTCAGCAGATAAAATTTGCGAAGATGCCTGTGCGCAACCGATCAGGTTCCTCTCCTCTGCAATCATCCAACCTACGGCAGATGACCACCGTTTCACCTGCTCGCCCTGTCCCAAGGAGAGGCTCGCAGTCCGCTCTCGAAACTGTCAAAGAACGGGCTAGACGCGACACGGTGACGAGTAGTGAGGTCTCTTCGGAGAATGAATTTGAGTCATCAGGTTATCACAGGCACAGGGAAGCCGCCCGACAAGCGGCAGCTAGAGCCGCCAAGCTGTCGGTCAAGCTCACCGAGCCCACCGAGGGCATCAAGAGACAGGGAAGTGAACTTctcgaggaagaggcggagTCCGATTCTGATGCCTCGGATATGTCTTCGGCTTTCATTGAGAGCATCGACTCAGCATCCATTTTGGAGGCTGTGAAGAACCCTATGAACGCTTCACTTCGGGAGCAGGTTGTGGGCACACCACCCAGGGAGTTCACGCGAAGGATGACGATACGGAAGTCGGCAATGCCCTTGCCTCTACACTTACCGGTGGGCGatctaccaccaccccgtccGTTGAGCACAATTCGGCCCATCAGCATGATCCAGCCGAAGAGTTTGTTATCCGCAGCTCTGAAAGCCAAGAAGACGAAGCCAACCCTGCCGTTCGATGGATTTGCCTCGCTTTCTGGTCAGGGAGACCCGAATCCCATCATGCTGCGCATCTATGCCCCATTTTCGAAGCAGCCCTCAAAACCATTCGAGGTTCTTATTCGGCGGACGGTTCatgagggagaaggcggcgacCGAGCCGTAACGGTTGCCGACCTAATTGGTTTGAGCTTGTGGCGATATAACGAAGAAAAGCTGGAGCCACCACTTCCCAGCGACAAGCTCAATGTGAACTGGTGGACTTTACGAAtggttgaggaagatggcgaagTCGATGATGACTTCCCACCCTTGGAGCGCAAAAAGCAGCTCACCTCATTCACAACAGCGAACAACAGGGCCGGAAGAGCCCGTTCAGCTTCCAAAGTCTACGACATTTTTGCTTTGTCGCAAGCTTCACAGGATGAATTTGAAGAGAACCAGCGGGTGACACCGCAGTTCGAGCATGAAGCCGGCGGCGAAGACGAGGACAAGGACCTTACTCCCAAGGGCACGCCCCGACCCGAGGCCGTCTTGGGTGCTCCCGCGCCGCCTAGAGAGAACCCCGTCCTCAACACGGGATACAAGGCAGGCACCATGTTCGCCGATGTGCCTCAATCTACCCAGCCTACCGCACCTGCGTCCCGCGGTGAGAAGAGGCTCCTTCGCATTCACATTCACTCGTCAGATGCTGCCCCAGGGCAGATGCTCACACTCGACGTCAGCACCGAAACGTGGTTAGCCGAAGTTCTGGACACAGCGTGTAGAAAACGCCAGCTAGACAAGGCCAATCATGTGTTGAAGGTTCCGAATACCGGCACCGTGGTGATGCTTGACCGAACGGTCGCTTCGTTGGGCAATATCACAGAATTAGATCTGTACCGTCGGCGCTTTGCCACAGACGGGCCGCTCACCATGACGGGTTCGCCAAGCAGCTCGTCACCTAGGCCGGTTCTGTTTTCTGATAACTCCAGCTGGACCAAGGCGAAGAAATCCAAGCTTTTGGGTACCCATCCATTGGCAAAGGAGGTCCTGAAGCAGGATGAACTTGGACTCAGCACCCAGGTCAGAAAGTACACAGTTTGGCGGAAGCAGCCGATGCGGTTGCTGTCAGAGAAGCTGTTTGCCATTGACAGTGAGCATGTCCACATCATGCCAGCCTCTGGCACCAAGAGCGGGGATCTCGATTCCAAGATGACATCCATCCACTTCAGCAATGTGGTGGGCTGCAAGGTTTCACGCAAGCACCCGACCAATTTCAAG CTCGTGGTGTACAAGTCTACCGAGAGCAAGAGGTACGACTTTGTGACCAGCAGCCCGGAATCCGCGGCAGAGATTGTTCAAGAACTCAAGAAGGGCATTTCGCCATACCGAGAAGTCTGA